One Halichondria panicea chromosome 6, odHalPani1.1, whole genome shotgun sequence genomic window carries:
- the LOC135337915 gene encoding uncharacterized protein LOC135337915: MFPRFISFVFLSQCADYINIYERTEAKAEKVNMWSGCLLLLLIFLTSLPSATQAVCCKSTFSIFSTTCCDDLCVAERGLDYLSNEPITNYYCLNKNANPHWRESCSGQRDTSTNVVQCCISEANCNTQLFPRLPSEPSEPTVPTNVPTTIASTNEPTAMASTNKLTTIATTNETAATTSPTIISQSTNEDSTTEEYVSSTTNEVIAATASITTDGNLIECENRIEGVPLNGHPGYCLGKRCYVELNRLGNSRVWGCVDERFINCSAYSESKIVSCCSSVDRCNNFLSPTLPSERTATAGTATMGTATNGSTTQQTSPDSVTSAGNIPNNSLTFILVTIIVVLAVALLISITGFLVYILWRKHTQTKVIITGFTGPYPESSSDVMTSSADSSKVDLDTSL, translated from the exons ATGTTTCCCCGTTTCATAAGTTTCGTGTTCCTGAGTCAATGTGCAGATTATATAAATATCTACGAGAGAACTGAAGCTAAAGCTGAGAAGGTCAACATGTGGAGTGGCTGTCTTTTGTTGCTGTTGATATTTCTCACATCTCTACCGTCAGCTACTCAAGCTG TGTGCTGCAAGTCGACTTTTTCAATATTTAGCACCACTTGCTGTGATGACTTGTGTGTTGCAGAACGTGGATTAGATTACCTATCAAACGAACCAATTACAAATTACTACTGTTTGAACAAGAACGCCAACCCTCACTGGAGAGAATCTTGCAGTGGACAGCGAGATACGAGCACGAATGTTGTACAATGCTGCATTAGTGAAGCAAACTGCAACACTCAACTATTCCCTCGTCTACCCAGTGAACCCAGTGAACCCACAGTACCAACAAACGTACCAACAACCATTGCATCAACAAATGAACCAACAGCCATGGCATCAACAAATAAACTAACGACCATTGCAACAACAAATGAAACTGCCGCAACAACTTCACCGACAATCATTTCACAGTCTACTAATGAAGACTCTACCACTGAAGAATACGTCTCGTCCACAACCAATGAAGTAATTGCTGCCACTGCAAGCATCACAACAGATGGCAATT tgaTAGAGTGTGAGAATAGAATTGAAGGAGTTCCATTAAATGGACACCCTGGATATTGCCTCGGGAAGCGTTGCTATGTGGAACTGAATCGATTGGGTAACTCGCGAGTGTGGGGCTGCGTGGATGAAAGGTTTATCAACTGCTCTGCATATAGTGAATCAAAGATCGTTTCTTGTTGCTCCTCTGTTGATCGTTGTAACAACTTCCTGAGCCCAACGTTGCCATCAGAAA GGACTGCCACTGCGGGGACTGCCACTATGGGGACTGCCACTAATGGGTCCACAACGCAGCAGACGTCACCAGACAGTGTCACAAGTGCAGGCAATATTCCGAACAATTCTCTTACATTCATATTAGTGACTATTATCGTAGTTCTCGCTGTGGCGTTACTGATCAGCATAACTGGATTCCTTGTATACATTTTATGGAGAAAGCACACTCAAACCAAAGTCATCATCACAGGCTTCACAGGCCCATACCCAGAATCATCGAGTGATGTAATGACATCATCGGCTGATTCTAGTAAAGTTGATCTGGACACCAGCCTGTAA
- the LOC135337914 gene encoding uncharacterized protein LOC135337914 isoform X1 — translation MISCLPRFISFVFLSQCADYINIYERTGAKAKKVNMWSGCLSLLLIFLTSLPSATQAVCCKSTFSIFSTTCCDDLCVAERGLDYLSNEPITNYYCLNKNANPHWRESCSGQRDTSTNVVQCCISEANCNTQLFPRLPSEPSEPTVPTNVPTTIASTNEPIAMASTNELTTIATTNETAATTSPTVISQSTNEDSTTEEYVSSTTNDAATASTTAEGNLIECEKRFEGVPLNGHPGYCLGKRCYVELNRLGNSRVWGCVDERFINCSAYSESKVVSCCSSFNRCNNFLSPMFPSESTTTMGTGSTTQQTSPVSAGNISDNSLDFMFILLIVLVIVAVLLLIGIATFVTYILWRKYNETKTVISDFTSPCPESPSDVLSSLGSSAADLDTTTEVKKDIISV, via the exons ATGATATCATGTCTTCCCCGTTTCATAAGTTTCGTGTTCCTGAGTCAATGTGCAGATTATATAAATATCTACGAGAGAACTGGAGCTAAAGCTAAGAAGGTCAACATGTGGAGTGGCTGTCTTTCGTTGCTGTTGATATTTCTCACATCTCTACCGTCAGCTACTCAAGCTG TGTGCTGCAAGTCGACTTTTTCAATATTTAGCACCACTTGCTGTGATGACTTGTGTGTTGCAGAACGTGGATTAGATTACCTATCAAACGAACCAATTACAAATTACTACTGTTTGAACAAGAACGCCAACCCTCACTGGAGAGAATCTTGCAGTGGACAGCGAGATACGAGCACGAATGTTGTACAATGCTGTATTAGTGAAGCAAACTGCAACACTCAACTATTCCCTCGTCTACCCAGTGAACCCAGTGAACCCACAGTACCAACAAACGTACCAACAACCATTGCATCAACAAATGAACCAATAGCCATGGCATCAACAAATGAACTAACGACCATTGCAACAACAAATGAAACTGCCGCAACAACTTCACCGACAGTCATTTCACAGTCTACTAATGAAGACTCTACCACTGAAGAATACGTCTCGTCCACAACCAATGATGCTGCCACTGCAAGCACCACAGCAGAGGGCAATT TGATAGAGTGTGAGAAGAGATTTGAAGGAGTTCCATTAAATGGACACCCTGGATATTGCCTCGGGAAGCGTTGCTATGTGGAACTGAATCGATTGGGTAACTCACGAGTGTGGGGCTGCGTGGATGAAAGGTTTATCAACTGCTCTGCTTATAGTGAATCGAAGGTCGTTTCTTGTTGCTCCTCTTTTAATCGTTGTAACAACTTCCTGAGCCCAATGTTTCCGTCAGAAA GTACTACCACTATGGGGACTGGATCTACAACGCAGCAGACGTCACCGGTCAGTGCAGGCAATATTTCCGACAATTCTCTCGACTTTATGTTCATTCTATTGATCGTTTTAGTAATTGTTGCTGTGTTGTTACTGATCGGCATAGCAACGTTTGTTACGTACATTTTATGGAGAAAGTACAATGAAACGAAAACTGTCATCAGTGACTTCACAAGCCCATGCCCAGAATCACCGAGTGATGTATTGTCATCATTGGGTTCTAGTGCAGCAGATTTGGACACCACTACTGAAGTTAAAAAGGATATTATTTCAGTATAG
- the LOC135337914 gene encoding integumentary mucin C.1-like isoform X3 produces the protein MLVFHKMESTVLYSVATMFALSVLILLCTASVTPPETSSEATGNALTCSCSPNFFHNCVNGQCNATETDMFGCRISVEYYPLEDIHRVYYFCVRSDIDYFTNCGGGGASGDVFYRYLGDNGDIEICCVNGSDCNTRQLYEQLRPTPTTTSTTTTPTATPITTPITTPTTTELSTVETTMATTAYSTDDDVTTELSTVETTMATITDNGGTTILAGTDANSVSSVHARPILSTVYIAVCISMLKVF, from the exons ATGCTTGTCTTTCACAAAATGGAGTCAACAGTCCTCTACTCTGTAGCAACGATGTTTGCCCTGTCAGTGCTGATACTATTGTGTACAG CAAGTGTTACTCCTCCTGAAACAAGCAGTGAAGCTACTGGCAATGCTCTGACCTGCTCATGTTCTCCCAACTTTTTCCACAACTGTGTGAACGGACAATGCAATGCTACGGAAACGGACATGTTTGGCTGTCGTATATCAGTCGAGTATTACCCACTAGAGGATATTCACCGCGTGTACTACTTCTGTGTGAGGAGTGATATTGATTATTTCACAAACTGCGGAGGAGGAGGGGCTTCTGGTGATGTCTTCTATAGA TATCTTGGTGATAATGGAGATATTGAGATATGCTGTGTCAATGGCAGTGACTGTAACACTCGCCAGCTGTATGAGCAGTTACGGCCCACACCCACTACCACATcaaccaccaccacgcccACCGCCACACCCATCACCACACCTAttaccacacccactaccAC AGAATTATCAACTGTGGAGACTACTATGGCGACCACTGCGTACAGTACAGATGATGATGTAACCACAG AATTATCTACCGTGGAGACGACTATGGCAACCATCACAGATAATGGAGGTACAACAATATtagcag GCACGGATGCTAACAGTGTGTCGAGCGTTCATGCACGTCCGATACTGAGTACTGTCTACATAGCAGTTTGTATTTCCATGTTGAAAGTATTTTGA
- the LOC135337914 gene encoding integumentary mucin C.1-like isoform X2 has translation MLVFHKMESTVLYSVATMFALSVLILLCTASVTPPETSSEATGNALTCSCSPNFFHNCVNGQCNATETDMFGCRISVEYYPLEDIHRVYYFCVRSDIDYFTNCGGGGASGDVFYRYLGDNGDIEICCVNGSDCNTRQLYEQLRPTPTTTSTTTTPTATPITTPITTPTTTPIATPTTTSTTTSTTATELSTVETTMATTAYSTDDDVTTELSTVETTMATITDNGGTTILAGTDANSVSSVHARPILSTVYIAVCISMLKVF, from the exons ATGCTTGTCTTTCACAAAATGGAGTCAACAGTCCTCTACTCTGTAGCAACGATGTTTGCCCTGTCAGTGCTGATACTATTGTGTACAG CAAGTGTTACTCCTCCTGAAACAAGCAGTGAAGCTACTGGCAATGCTCTGACCTGCTCATGTTCTCCCAACTTTTTCCACAACTGTGTGAACGGACAATGCAATGCTACGGAAACGGACATGTTTGGCTGTCGTATATCAGTCGAGTATTACCCACTAGAGGATATTCACCGCGTGTACTACTTCTGTGTGAGGAGTGATATTGATTATTTCACAAACTGCGGAGGAGGAGGGGCTTCTGGTGATGTCTTCTATAGA TATCTTGGTGATAATGGAGATATTGAGATATGCTGTGTCAATGGCAGTGACTGTAACACTCGCCAGCTGTATGAGCAGTTACGGCCCACACCCACTACCACATcaaccaccaccacgcccACCGCCACACCCATCACCACACCTAttaccacacccactaccACGCCCATCGCCACACCTACTACCACATCCACTACCACATCCACTACTGCCACAG AATTATCAACTGTGGAGACTACTATGGCGACCACTGCGTACAGTACAGATGATGATGTAACCACAG AATTATCTACCGTGGAGACGACTATGGCAACCATCACAGATAATGGAGGTACAACAATATtagcag GCACGGATGCTAACAGTGTGTCGAGCGTTCATGCACGTCCGATACTGAGTACTGTCTACATAGCAGTTTGTATTTCCATGTTGAAAGTATTTTGA